One window of the Eucalyptus grandis isolate ANBG69807.140 chromosome 6, ASM1654582v1, whole genome shotgun sequence genome contains the following:
- the LOC104450307 gene encoding uncharacterized protein LOC104450307 translates to MGSDGSKRSEAPRTVSVRKFAESRAAEVENLHSIVANRLSNNFRSQRNKRRRTTAHDNQLANRRHRKKQKNSQVAGADHNSTAPGKVLRCVRRRNELKQNPESGFCTSGDGTRRFRTHVWHAKRFTMTKLWGFYLPLGLQGRGRGSRALLKWYKQGVVIHDASYHFAVQLEGPEDSLVSVLDRVLVPSPSAHPMDMAQSILSGVTYGRAMLHHVGTPVSKPIAPVVYMWRHLDQHNTGKVLQNCALNEEGVPKNIDGSIPFRQLWVWVHVSAFTEGYDALKCACQKEMDGLGSLIQCSSLEGHLTKLEVMGSGAFKLLQKILHPIKNILERPFQLKKHSSVEDSKDEKQTECDLLHNEDDFPSRAILSLMVEDPREYNDEEAVDDSKMIAVSTVDEVLSHVTEKQPSMTEPLDKGAGLLLRSQAHHGLWDAASGIGTPIEENVLHMERQRKRMDFLCLDNFNSGMSNSLRRSQSSRSCPIMLLRNGSTDDRLKGWSIILPLSWVKAFWIPFISKGAHAIGLREKRWIANNAYLPYFPWDYPDCNAYTSLMAIEAAASHSKADRRPPAVRALKVPIPPPWSTICPFDKAYTAGVDTMISSERGTSNGSSSSLTNSTSGVTPSRPLDYMCGFRGSVVRTNKELTCFLQDNYGGHSFLFPYKMVNDRSFLKALKDKSNFSGLANGIARIMPRHDLCFLRVILHASKEGFFEEGAIVCAPRFTDISSRASRLENNEIGLQMPQSAATSYFKEVCPGEWEILVPEDPIARESHRWPIGFVTTGFIQGSKKLTAEAFCEVNYLAHLREEQWTEMSMERRKKEIYVLVRNMRSSAYRLALATIVLEQQEDDLEFM, encoded by the exons ATGGGCTCTGATGGAAGTAAAAGATCAGAGGCTCCTCGAACTGTCAGTGTCAGAAAGTTTGCAGAATCTAGAGCCGCTGAAGTTGAGAATCTACACTCCATTGTAGCCAACAGATTGAGCAATAATTTTCGCTCCCAAAGGAATAAGAGGAGGAGAACCACTGCCCATGACAACCAACTGGCCAACAGAAGGCataggaagaagcaaaagaattcACAGGTGGCTGGTGCTGATCACAACTCTACAGCTCCAGGCAAAGTTCTGCGATGCGTACGACGCAGAAATGAGCTGAAACAAAATCCCGAGAGTGGTTTCTGTACATCTGGGGATGGAACTAGGAGATTTAGAACTCATGTTTGGCATGCGAAGCGGTTTACTATGACCAAGTTGTGGGGCTTTTACCTTCCTCTCGGTTTGCAGGGCAG AGGGAGAGGTTCAAGAGCTCTCTTGAAGTGGTATAAGCAAGGAGTAGTCATCCATGATGCCAGTTACCATTTTGCTGTCCAGTTGGAGGGTCCAGAG GATTCTTTAGTTTCGGTGTTAGATAGAGTACTAGTTCCATCTCCATCTGCTCATCCAATGGACATGGCTCAGTCAATTCTTTCTGGCGTTACATATGGAAGGGCTATG CTTCATCACGTTGGAACACCTGTTTCCAAGCCAATTGCTCCAGTTGTGTATATGTGGAGACATTTGGACCAGCATAATACTGGTAAAGTTCTGCAGAATTGCGCTTTAAATGAGGAAGGTGTACCCAAGAATATCGATGGCTCTATTCCATTTCGTCAGCTATGGGTCTGGGTTCATGTATCAGCCTTTACTGAAGGATATGATGCTCTAAAGTGTGCATGTCAAAAGGAG ATGGATGGATTGGGTAGTTTGATCCAGTGCTCTTCGCTTGAGGGTCACCTTACAAAGTTGGAAGTTATGGGATCAGGTGCTTTTAAGCTTCTTCAGAAGATTTTACATCCAATAAAAAA CATTTTAGAAAGACCTTTTCAGTTGAAGAAGCATTCTTCTGTCGAGGATAGTAAGGACGAAAAGCAGACAGAATGTGATTTGCTTCACAATGAGGATGATTTTCCTTCTCGTGCAATTCTATCTCTTATGGTCGAGGACCCTCGGGAAtacaatgatgaagaagctgtTGATGATTCAAAAATGATAGCTGTTAGCACAGTTGATGAGGTTTTATCACATGTAACTGAAAAGCAGCCATCTATGACAGAACCTTTGGACAAAGGAGCAGGTTTACTCCTAAGGTCACAGGCACATCATGGTTTGTGGGATGCTGCTTCAGGAATAGGAACCCCAATTGAGGAGAATGTTCTTCACATGGAGAGGCAGAGGAAGCGTATGGATTTCTTGTGCTTGGATAATTTTAATTCCGGGATGTCCAATTCTTTACGTAGGTCGCAGTCTTCAAGATCTTGCCCTATAATGCTTCTAAGAAATGGGAGCACAGATGACCGTCTTAAAGG ATGGTCAATCATACTCCCCTTGAGTTGGGTCAAGGCCTTCTGGATTCCTTTTATTTCCAAGGGGGCTCATGCCATAGGTTTGAGGGAGAAGCGCTGGATTGCAAACAAT GCTTACCTGCCCTACTTTCCATGGGATTATCCTGATTGCAATGCGTATACCTCCCTTATGGCAATCGAAGCCGCTGCTTCTCATTCAAAAGCAGATCGCCGTCCTCCTGCAGTCAGAGCTCTAAAAGTTCCCATTCCACCACCATGGAGTACTATTTGCCCTTTTGACAAGGCATATACTGCTGGGGTAGATACTATGATCTCCAGTGAAAGAGGCACAAGCAACGGCAGTTCATCAAGCTTGACAAATAGTACCTCAGGCGTGACACCATCCAGACCTTTAGATTATATGTGTGGTTTTAGGGGTTCTGTAGTCAGGACAAACAAGGAGCTGACCTGCTTCCTTCAAGATAACTACGGCggtcattcatttttatttccttacAAAATGGTGAATGATAGGAGTTTCTTGAAGGCTTTGAAGGACAAGAGTAATTTTAGCGGATTGGCAAATGGGATCGCTCGAATCATGCCTCGTCATGACTTATGTTTCCTAAGGGTGATTCTGCACGCTTCAAAGGAAGGTTTCTTTGAAGAAGGAGCGATTGTATGTGCACCTCGTTTCACCGATATATCATCAAGGGCTTCGAG GCTAGAAAACAATGAAATCGGTCTACAAATGCCACAATCGGCTGCAACATCGTACTTCAAAGAGGTTTGTCCTGGCGAATGGGAAATCCTAGTGCCAGAGGACCCAATTGCTAGGGAGAGTCACCGTTGGCCTATTGGATTTGTCACAACAGGATTCATTCAGGGCAG CAAGAAGCTGACAGCAGAAGCTTTTTGTGAGGTAAACTATCTAGCTCATCTCAGAGAGGAGCAATGGACTGAGATGTCCATGGAACGGAGGAAAAAGGAGATATATGTTCTAGTAAGGAACATGAGGTCTTCAGCATATAGACTTGCTCTAGCCACTATTGTTCTGGAACAACAGGAAGACGATTTGGAATTCATGTAA